From a single Paramisgurnus dabryanus chromosome 17, PD_genome_1.1, whole genome shotgun sequence genomic region:
- the LOC135760314 gene encoding uncharacterized protein yields MHNYRAKLRSRKYSYPEIEINTLKRKHPGDAVSSKNIKKPKKAEVNYLPPHPTGESQETLEKERLELICEITKKNNAKIIADKMNKTFSSRRVEVVSLSPSVGVFKERWPALFTEAQIKEEFRRITTVSLEETFMRKLDEYTPGLLRLMRAKGGAAGCKMRPLLDTLNDTQNIEKKRDAVVCCLINYLGERQEDLFHDCQECEDYTDKTMKVMVKHNVMAEEDPSDVSIVIEGNQVMEGCGSRTKACILLMGLIYAINMEYPKELKNTFEAFQKLFLEIDGAKLLKKVHSLKNKLMQ; encoded by the exons ATGCACAATTACCGTGCCAAGCTAAGATCTCGAAAATATTCTTACCCGGAAATTGAAATCAACACCTTAAAAAGGAAGCATCCAGGTGATGCAGTGTCTtcgaaaaatataaaaaagcccAAAAAAGCAGAGGTTAATTACCTCCCTCCACATCCTACTGGTGAAAGCCAAGAGACTCTGGAGAAAGAGAGGCTTGAATTAATTTGTGAAATTACAAAGAAAAACAATGCAAAGATAATTGCagataaaatgaataaaacctTCTCTAGCCGAAGAGTTGAAGTGGTCAGCCTCAGCCCCTCTGTGGGTGTGTTTAAAGAAAGGTGGCCAGCATTATTCACTGAGGCTCAG ATCAAGGAGGAGTTTAGACGCATCACAACAGTTTCCTTGGAGGAGACATTCATGCGGAAGCTTGATGAGTACACACCAGGTCTTTTGCGGCTAATGCGTGCCAAAGGAGGAGCAGCTGGTTGCAAGATGCGTCCTCTGCTGGACACTTTAAATGAc acacaaaacattgaGAAAAAAAGAGATGCTGTTGTCTGCTGCCTCATTAACTACCTCGGTGAAAGACAAGAAGATCTTTTCCATGACTGCCAG GAATGTGAGGACTACACAGACAAAACGATGAAGGTGATGGTGAAGCACAATGTCATGGCTGAGGAGGATCCATCAGATGTGTCTATTGTGATCGAGGGAAACCAAGTGATGGAAGGATGTGGAAGCCGAACAAAGGCATGCATACTGCTGATGGGACTCATTTATGCAATCAACATGGAATATCCAAAGGAGCTGAAGAACACTTTTGAAGcttttcaaaaactttttttggaaattgATGGGGCAAAACTACTGAAAAAGGTCCACAGCCTCAAAAATAAACTCATGCAGTAG